The Caulobacter sp. FWC2 region GCTTGGGGCCGGCGGTGGCGCCTACGCCCAGGATTCGAGCGCGCCGGTCGATGTTTCCGCCGACAATCAGGAAACGATCAACAGCAAGTGCATCACGATCTTCACGGGAAACGTGGAGATCCTGCAGAACCGCTCGCGGCTGCGCGCCCAGAAGGTGACCATCTACAGCGCCCGCAAGGCCGGGACGACCGCTGATGGGGCCAATGCCTGCGGCGCGGCCCAGCGCATGGAAGCCGAGGGCAGCGTCTACATGGTCAGCGACACGCAGACCGCCCGCGGCGACCGCGCCGTCTATACCTTCGACAACAACATCGCGATCGTCACCGGCGACGTGGTGCTGGTGAAGGGCAAGGATGTGGCGCGCGGCGACAAGCTGACGGTCAACACCAAGACCAACGACGCCAAGCTGGAATCGACCCCCTCGAACAAGGCCTCGCAGCGCCGCGTCCGTGCGGTGTTCTACCAGGACGACAAGAAGAACGACGCGCCGGCCGCGCCCGCCCAGCCCGCCGCGCAGCGCTAGGATCCGCGTTTCATGACCCTGACCGCCAACGACATGGATGGCCTGTTCGTCGACTCCGTAGGCAAGTCGTTCGGTGACCGTCCGGTCGTCAAGAACGTCTCCCTGCGCCTCAAGCGCGGCGAAGTCGCCGGCCTGCTGGGTCCGAACGGCGCCGGCAAGACGACCTGCTTCTACATGGTCACGGGTCTGATCGCCGCCGACTACGGCGCGATCTATCTGGACGGTGAGAACATCACCGCCCAGCCGATGTTCCAGCGCGCCCGCCTTGGCGTCGGCTACCTGCCGCAGGAAGCCTCGATCTTCCGGGGCATGACGGTCGAGCAGAACGTCATGGCCGTGGTCGAGATGCGCCAGAAGGACCCGCGCAAGGCGCGCGAGCAGGTCACCAACATCCTGGAAGAGCTGCGCATCACCCATATCCGCAAGTCGCCGGCCGTCGCCCTGTCGGGCGGTGAGCGCCGCCGTGTGGAAATCGCCCGTGCGCTGGCCTCCGAACCGTCTTTCATGCTGCTGGACGAGCCGTTCGCTGGCATCGACCCGCTGGCCATCGCCGACATCCGCGAGGTGATCGGCTACCTCAAGGGTCGCGGCATCGGCATCCTGATCACCGACCACAATGTGCGCGAGACGCTGGACATCATCGACCGCGCCTCGATCATCCACGCCGGTGAGGTTCTGTTCGAAGGCTCGCCGCGCGAGATCGTCGAGAACCCGGAAGTCAAGCGCGTCTATCTGGGCGACAGCTTCAGCGAGCCGCGCCTCGGAGATTAAAAAAGACGGGGCGATCGAGGTGCGCGGGGGCCGGTGAACGGTGTCCGCGTTACGCCTGCACGCCCCCATCAAGCCCTTGGCCCGTAAGGGTTAATGCCTCTGGCACGATATTTTCCGAGACGGAACGTCGCACCGGCCCAAGAATTGCAGGCGTTGGCGACCCGTTAACCAAACAGGCCCTTCAATGGCGATCGAAGTTTTCGATTTGTCAGGAGGGCGCATTGGCGCTCAGCCACCGCCTCGAGATCCGCCAGGGTCAGGGCCTTGTCATCACCCCGCAACTGCAGCAGGCCATCAAGCTGCTGCAGCTGTCGAACATCGAGCTCGACGCCTTCGTCGAGGCGGAGCTGGAGCGTAACCCGCTCCTGCAACGCGATGAGGGCGATCACGAGCCGGCGGGCGAGGTCGAGGCCGTCCGCGACGCCAGCCTGACCCATGTCGACGCCGTGGCCGACACGACGGCCGGCCGCGAGATGGACACCCCTAACGAGGATGTCTCGCCCGGCGAACGCGCCACGGGCGATGGCGCCGAAGCCGGCGCCGAACATGCCGGCGGCCAGATCGACTGGTCGCGCGCCGGCGGCGGCGGCTCCTTCGAGGGCGACGACAACTACGAACGGGCCCTGACCGACATCCCGACCCTGGCCGCCCATCTGCGCGGGCAGCTGGTCCAGGCCGCGCTGTCGCCGTCCCGCAACGCCATCGCCGAGATCCTGATCGACGCCGTGGACGAGGGCGGCTACCTGCGCCTCGACGTCAGCGAGCTGGCCGAGCGCCTGGGCTGCGCGCTGGAGATGGTCGAGGCGACCCTGACGACCCTGCAGGGCTTCGAGCCCGTCGGCGTCTTCGCCCGCGACGTCCGCGAATGCCTGGCGCTGCAGCTGAAAGACCAGAACCGCTACGACCCCGCCATGGCCGCCCTGCTCGACAATCTTGAGCTGCTGGCCAAGCGCGACCTTGCCGCGCTGCGCCGTCTCTGCGGCGTGGACGAGGAAGACCTGCGCGAGATGGTCGCCGAGATCCGTTCGCTGAACCCGCGTCCCGGCGCGGCCTTCCACAGCGAGCCGGCCGAGACCCTGGTGCCCGACGTCATGGTCCGCGAGGGCCTGGGCGGCATGTGGCACGTCGAACTGAACACCGACACCCTGCCGCGCGTGCTGGTTGACCAGCGCTACCACGCCCGCGTGGCCAAGGGCGCGCGCACGGATCAGGAGAAGACCTTCGTCTCGGACTGCATGGCGACGGCCAACTGGCTGGTGAAGAGCCTGGACCAGCGCGCCAAGACCATCCTGAAGGTGTCCAGCGAGATCGTCCGCCAGCAGGACGGCTTCCTGGCGTTTGGCGTCGAGCACCTGCGCCCGCTGAACCTGAAGACCGTCGCTGACGCCATCGGCATGCACGAGAGCACGGTCAGCCGCGTCACCTCGAACAAGTACATCGCTACCCCGCGCGGCGTGTTCGAGCTGAAATTCTTCTTCACCTCGGCCATCCAGTCGTCTGAAGGCGGTGAGGCCCACTCGGCCGCCAGCGTCCGCCACAAGATCAAGGGCCTGGTCGACGCCGAGAAGACCGAGGCCGACGTCCACTCCGACGACGCCATCGTCGAGATTCTCAAGGCCGCCGGGGTCGACATCGCCCGCCGGACCGTGGCCAAGTATCGCGAGGCCATGCGGATCCCGTCGTCGGTGGAGCGTCGCCGTCAGATGAAGGAAGCGGTCTAGCCCCCTTCCGCGTTTGTTGTCGGCTGGAAGGGTTGGAATGCACGAGAAGTCGCTTGCGGACGTGATCGAAGGGTTTGGCGAGGACGTCAGGCCCGTCCTGACCGTGGGCGAGATGCTGGAGGCGTTCGACAGCCGCGCCTTCGGGGCGATGCTGCTGGTCTTTGGCCTGCTGAACACCTTGCCGCTGCCGCCGGGATCCTCGACCCTGCTGTCCCTGCCAATCCTGTTCCTGGCCCCGCAGATCGCCATGGGCGCCGACACGCCATGGCTACCCCGGGGGCTGATGGAGAAGCCGCTGAAGCGCGACGACCTGCGCGGGCTCTTCCGTCGCCTGGCGCCGATCGTGCGCAGCATGGAGCTGATCACCCGTCCGCGCCTGCGACCGATGTTCGCACCTTTAGGCGAGCGGGCGATCGGCGTGGTCTGCACCTTGCTGGCCCTGGTGCTGGTTTTGCCCATCCCGCTAGGCAACCTGGCGCCGGGCGCGACCGTCGCCGTCCTGGCGCTGGCGCTGCTGCAGCGCGACGGATTTCTAGCCCTGCTGGGCTATGCGATGGCCCTCGGTAGCGGGGCGCTTCTGTTCGTCAGCGCGCACGTTGTCGTGATGGCCGTGCGCAAGCTCCTGAGCGTCTTTTCAGGGCTCGTCTGAGGTCGTTCACAGACCTTTGAGGCGCCGCTTGACACCTGTCCGCGACAGGCGCGTTGTAGTCGGATGCAAGTCCAAGTCTCCGGCAAGCATGTCGACGTTGGTGAGGCTCTGCGAGTGCGAGTCTCCGACGAAATCGCTCTGAGCATTGGTAAATACTTCGACCGAGGCGGTAACGCCGAAGTTGTGGTCAGCAAGGAAGGCTATGCTTTCCGTGTCGATTGCTCGGTAAAACTGGCGTCTGGCCAGCAGCTCATCAGTCATGGATCGGGGGGCGACGCGCACGCCGCGTTCGACGCCGCGCTATCCAAGATCGACACCCGCATCAGGCGGTACAAGCGGCGGCTGAAGAGCCACTCGCCGGCGGCGACGGCCAAGCAGGTCGAGAACGCCTCCATGTACGTCCTTCGGGCCCCTGAGGTCGACGAGGGCGAAGAGCACGACTGGGATGTGGAGGCTGACCACCCGACGGGCGCGCCCGCGGCGATGGTCATCGCGGAAACCCAGGCCGCGGTGAAGACAATGACCGTTTCCATGGCTGTCATGGAACTGGACTTGACCGCATACCCGGCAATCGTGTTTAGGAACGCCGCCCACGGCGGGTTGTCCGTGGTCTATCGGCGTCCAGACGGGAATATCGGCTGGATCGACCCCGAACGCACGAAGTCGCCGAACGGGCACGGGTCAACCGCGAGCTAACCAGATCCTTCACGGTCTGGCGCCGTCGCGGCGAACCCGCGGCGACGGCGCCAAGGCGGTCGGTATCTAGCGAGCTTGTGACGTCCATGACCATTGGCGATCTTCTCGACCCTGGGGCGGTGGCGTTGCGCGCCGGCGCGCCCGGCAAGCGCCAGGCGCTTTCCCTGGTCGCCGATGTCGCCGCTCGCGTGCTGGGTGTCGACGCTCACAAAACACTTGAAGGCTTGATGGACCGCGAAGCCGCTGGCTCGACCGGCGTCGGCGAAGGTGTGGCCATTCCGCATGCGCGCGTGGATGGCCTGGACCGCGTTCGCGCAGTCGTGGTGCGCCTGGACACTCCCGTGGCCTTCGACGCCCTGGACGACAAGCCTGTCGATCTCCTGGTGGCCCTGTTCGCCCCCCGCGACGCCAACGCCCAGCATCTGCGGGCCCTGGCCCGGGTGGCGCGGATGATGCGTCAGCCCGAAACCCGGGCGGCGTTGCGCCAAGCGCGCTCGGCCGACGCCATCCACGTGCTGCTGACACACGAAGCGACCAGCACGGCGGCGTGATCCGGGGGCTCCGCCGGAGCCCCCTCTTCTGGAAATCGGTAAGAGTCTAGTGGACCGAGACCGGCGCCAGCTCGTGGGCGAGGGCGGCGGCGATCGCCGTGTCGCGATCGATCATCACCGCCAGGCGGGCGCCGTCGGCGCGGCACACGGCGTACAGGGTCTGGTCGGGCGCCAGATTGAAGTCCTCGACGCCTTCGGGGACGTCGGCGAGGATTTCGGCCGCCTTGATCGGCCGGACATAGACGAGGTCAGGGGCGCCAAGGGCCGCGAACGCTTCGCTCGAGAAGAGCGGGTTGTGGTGGGTGTTAGGCGTCATGGTGACCACCTCCTTGATTAGGGAACGCGCCTTTCTCCAGCCGGTTCAGAGCCAATGCTGGAGGGGCGTGTTGCGCGCGGCTTTCAGCCCGCGCTGCGAATAGGAATTTTCTTGACCAGGCGCTCGGGCTCGGGGCGCGCCAGATCGATGTGCAGCAGGCCGTGCTCCAGGGTCGCGGCGGTCACCTCCATGCCCTCGGCGAGGACGAAGGTGCGTACGAAGCCCCGTGCGGCGATCCCGCGGTGCAGGAAGGCGCGCTCGGCCTCGCCACGGCTGTCGGCGCTGTCGCGCTTGCCGGCGACGACCAGCTGGCCGCCCTCGACGGTCACCTGCAGCTGGTCGGGCGAGAAGCCCGCCACGGCCAGGGTAATGCGCACGCCGCCATTATCGGCCTGCTCGACATTGTAGGGCGGATAGCTTTCCGAGGCGGCCTTGGCGGCGCGCTCGATCAGGTCCCGGGTGTGCTCGAAGCCCAGCAGGAAGGGGCTGTCGAACATGATCATTCGGTTCATCGCGAAGTCCTCGCTCAAGCGACTTCGTTCGCGGAGATAAGCCCGAGGACCGGCGCCGATCCCCACGACACGGCTTTAGATGTGGAGGCCGCGAGCGATCACTTCAAGAGGTCGGGGCGGGAGGGGCCGGCTGAACTCAGACCCAGAAATGGACAAGGCCCGGACGTTTCCGTCCGGGCCTTGATGGTGGAGCTAAGCGGAGTCGAACCGCTGACCTCTTGAATGCCATTCAAGCGCTCTACCAGCTGAGCTATAGCCCCAAATTTTTCTTCGAGAACCTCGCGGTAACTCTCGGAAATCCTTGGTCTCTTCGGCGTTTCGACTTGCGTCGCCCTCCGAAGAGGCGCGGAAACTAGTCCGGGATTTTTTTGGGATCAAGCCTCTTCTCGAACTTTTTTCGAGAAAAATGTCGCACCCCTGAAAACCCCTGTGGATAGGCGGTTTCGCCTGTCGCGAACCGCCTATCCAAGCAGAGAGACTAACCCGATGGGTTAGTCGTCGGCGCCTTCGCCGGGAAGGCCTTCGATCTCGTCGTCGAGATTGTCGTCGTCGTCCTCGTCCTCCAGGAACGGAACGTCGTCGGCCTCGTCTTCGGCGAGATCCTCGTCCTCGGCGAAGTCGACGCCCAGGTCGTCACCGCCCGCGGGGGTGGCGCCGGGCTCGACGTCTTCGTCGTCGGTCTCGATGACGTCCGGCTCGACCTTGTCGATTTCGGGCGTTTCATCGACCTCGTCCTCGAAGCCGTCCTCGTCCTTGGGAGCGGGGGCGGGCTTCTCGTCCTCGGCGTCATAGTCCGGGGTGATCGAGCGAGCACGGACGCGGCGCGACTTCAGCGCCTCTTCCGGGTCGAACGACTCGCCGCACTTGGGACACACGGCCGGACGACGGCCGAGATCGTAGAATTTGGATTGGCAGTTGGGGCAAATTTGTTTTGCGCCCAATTCGGGATTGGCCAAGTGGCGACCCTTTGATCCGGATGGGAAAAGCGGCCGGTCACTTGCCATGACGAGAGCCCGCTGTCAAAAGCAATCCCCTTCGCGAAAACCACCAAGTACCAAGGAGCCGGTCTCGGCATGTCGTCGGCTGGATTGAAGAGCGCGCCCGCAGGCGCTCTGCGAGGGATCGTGCGGGCCCCGGGTGACAAGTCCATTTCGCACCGATCGATGATCCTGGGCGCGCTGGCGTCGGGCACCACGACGGTCGAGGGACTGCTGGAAGGCGACGATGTTCTCGCCACCGCCCGCGCCATGCGGGCCTTCGGCGCGCGCGTCGAGCAGGAGGGCGTCGGCCGCTGGCGCATCGAGGGCAAGGGCGGCTTCGAGGAGCCGGCCGACGTCATCGACTGCGGCAACGCCGGCACCGGCGTGCGGTTGATCATGGGCGCGGCGGCGGGTTTCGCCCTTTGCGCCACCTTCACTGGCGACAGCTCGCTGCGTAGCCGCCCGATGAGCCGGGTCCTGGATCCCCTGGCCCGCATGGGCGCGACCTGGATGGGACGCGACCGGGGCCGCCTGCCGCTGACGCTCAAGGGCGGCAATCTGCGCGGCCTGAACTACACTCTGCCGATGGCTTCGGCCCAGGTGAAGTCGGCTGTGCTGCTGGCTGGCCTGCACGCCGAGGGCGGCGTCGAGGTGATCGAACCTGAAGCCACCCGCGACCATACCGAGCGTATGCTGCGCGCCTTCGGGGCCGAGGTGATCGTCGAGGACCGGGTCGTCGGCGAGAAGACCATCCGCCATATCCGCCTGCCGGAAGGCCAGAAGCTGACCGGCGCGCATGTCGCCGTTCCGGGCGACCCCTCGTCGGCGGCCTTCCCGCTGGTGGCCGGCCTGCTGGTTCCAGGCTCGGAAGTGACCGTCGAGGGCGTGATGCTCAACGACCTGCGCACCGGTCTCTTCACAACCTTGCAGGAAATGGGCGCCGATCTTGTGATCTCGAACCAGCGCGTGGCCAGCGGCGAGGATGTCGGCGACATCACCGCCCGCTACTCCAAGCTCAAGGGCGTGGTCGTCCCGCCCGAGCGCGCGCCGTCGATGATCGACGAATATCCGATCCTGGCGATCGCCGCCGCCTTCGCCGAAGGCGAGACGGTGATGCGCGGCGTGGGCGAGATGCGCGTCAAGGAAAGCGATCGCATCGCGCTGACCGCCAACGGCCTGAAGGCCTGCGGCGTCCAGGTGGCGGAGGAGCCGGAGGGGTTCATCGTCACGGGGACGGGCCAACCGCCGAAGGGTGGCGCGACCGTGGTTACTCACGGCGACCACCGGATCGCCATGAGCCACCTGATCCTCGGCATGGCCGCCCAGGAGGGCGTCGCGGTCGACGAGCCCGGCATGATCGCCACCAGCTTCCCGGGCTTCGCCGACCTGATGCGTGGCCTCGGCGCGACGCTGACGGAAGCTTAGGGCCGTGGGTTTCATCATCGCCGTCGACGGGCCGGCCGCCTCGGGCAAGGGCACGATCGCCGCGCGCCTGGCGGCCGCCTACGGCCTGCCCATGCTCGACACCGGCCTGCTGTACCGCGCCGTCGGCGTCCGGATCCTGGCCTCCGGCGGCGATCTCGAC contains the following coding sequences:
- a CDS encoding LptA/OstA family protein, yielding MKRRTAAAVTTALILGGLGAGGGAYAQDSSAPVDVSADNQETINSKCITIFTGNVEILQNRSRLRAQKVTIYSARKAGTTADGANACGAAQRMEAEGSVYMVSDTQTARGDRAVYTFDNNIAIVTGDVVLVKGKDVARGDKLTVNTKTNDAKLESTPSNKASQRRVRAVFYQDDKKNDAPAAPAQPAAQR
- the lptB gene encoding LPS export ABC transporter ATP-binding protein, which translates into the protein MTLTANDMDGLFVDSVGKSFGDRPVVKNVSLRLKRGEVAGLLGPNGAGKTTCFYMVTGLIAADYGAIYLDGENITAQPMFQRARLGVGYLPQEASIFRGMTVEQNVMAVVEMRQKDPRKAREQVTNILEELRITHIRKSPAVALSGGERRRVEIARALASEPSFMLLDEPFAGIDPLAIADIREVIGYLKGRGIGILITDHNVRETLDIIDRASIIHAGEVLFEGSPREIVENPEVKRVYLGDSFSEPRLGD
- the rpoN gene encoding RNA polymerase factor sigma-54, with product MALSHRLEIRQGQGLVITPQLQQAIKLLQLSNIELDAFVEAELERNPLLQRDEGDHEPAGEVEAVRDASLTHVDAVADTTAGREMDTPNEDVSPGERATGDGAEAGAEHAGGQIDWSRAGGGGSFEGDDNYERALTDIPTLAAHLRGQLVQAALSPSRNAIAEILIDAVDEGGYLRLDVSELAERLGCALEMVEATLTTLQGFEPVGVFARDVRECLALQLKDQNRYDPAMAALLDNLELLAKRDLAALRRLCGVDEEDLREMVAEIRSLNPRPGAAFHSEPAETLVPDVMVREGLGGMWHVELNTDTLPRVLVDQRYHARVAKGARTDQEKTFVSDCMATANWLVKSLDQRAKTILKVSSEIVRQQDGFLAFGVEHLRPLNLKTVADAIGMHESTVSRVTSNKYIATPRGVFELKFFFTSAIQSSEGGEAHSAASVRHKIKGLVDAEKTEADVHSDDAIVEILKAAGVDIARRTVAKYREAMRIPSSVERRRQMKEAV
- a CDS encoding exopolysaccharide biosynthesis protein, translating into MHEKSLADVIEGFGEDVRPVLTVGEMLEAFDSRAFGAMLLVFGLLNTLPLPPGSSTLLSLPILFLAPQIAMGADTPWLPRGLMEKPLKRDDLRGLFRRLAPIVRSMELITRPRLRPMFAPLGERAIGVVCTLLALVLVLPIPLGNLAPGATVAVLALALLQRDGFLALLGYAMALGSGALLFVSAHVVVMAVRKLLSVFSGLV
- the hpf gene encoding ribosome hibernation-promoting factor, HPF/YfiA family; translated protein: MQVQVSGKHVDVGEALRVRVSDEIALSIGKYFDRGGNAEVVVSKEGYAFRVDCSVKLASGQQLISHGSGGDAHAAFDAALSKIDTRIRRYKRRLKSHSPAATAKQVENASMYVLRAPEVDEGEEHDWDVEADHPTGAPAAMVIAETQAAVKTMTVSMAVMELDLTAYPAIVFRNAAHGGLSVVYRRPDGNIGWIDPERTKSPNGHGSTAS
- the ptsN gene encoding PTS IIA-like nitrogen regulatory protein PtsN, giving the protein MTIGDLLDPGAVALRAGAPGKRQALSLVADVAARVLGVDAHKTLEGLMDREAAGSTGVGEGVAIPHARVDGLDRVRAVVVRLDTPVAFDALDDKPVDLLVALFAPRDANAQHLRALARVARMMRQPETRAALRQARSADAIHVLLTHEATSTAA
- a CDS encoding DUF1150 family protein produces the protein MTPNTHHNPLFSSEAFAALGAPDLVYVRPIKAAEILADVPEGVEDFNLAPDQTLYAVCRADGARLAVMIDRDTAIAAALAHELAPVSVH
- a CDS encoding Hsp20 family protein, whose amino-acid sequence is MNRMIMFDSPFLLGFEHTRDLIERAAKAASESYPPYNVEQADNGGVRITLAVAGFSPDQLQVTVEGGQLVVAGKRDSADSRGEAERAFLHRGIAARGFVRTFVLAEGMEVTAATLEHGLLHIDLARPEPERLVKKIPIRSAG
- a CDS encoding TIGR02300 family protein; translation: MANPELGAKQICPNCQSKFYDLGRRPAVCPKCGESFDPEEALKSRRVRARSITPDYDAEDEKPAPAPKDEDGFEDEVDETPEIDKVEPDVIETDDEDVEPGATPAGGDDLGVDFAEDEDLAEDEADDVPFLEDEDDDDNLDDEIEGLPGEGADD
- the aroA gene encoding 3-phosphoshikimate 1-carboxyvinyltransferase, whose translation is MSSAGLKSAPAGALRGIVRAPGDKSISHRSMILGALASGTTTVEGLLEGDDVLATARAMRAFGARVEQEGVGRWRIEGKGGFEEPADVIDCGNAGTGVRLIMGAAAGFALCATFTGDSSLRSRPMSRVLDPLARMGATWMGRDRGRLPLTLKGGNLRGLNYTLPMASAQVKSAVLLAGLHAEGGVEVIEPEATRDHTERMLRAFGAEVIVEDRVVGEKTIRHIRLPEGQKLTGAHVAVPGDPSSAAFPLVAGLLVPGSEVTVEGVMLNDLRTGLFTTLQEMGADLVISNQRVASGEDVGDITARYSKLKGVVVPPERAPSMIDEYPILAIAAAFAEGETVMRGVGEMRVKESDRIALTANGLKACGVQVAEEPEGFIVTGTGQPPKGGATVVTHGDHRIAMSHLILGMAAQEGVAVDEPGMIATSFPGFADLMRGLGATLTEA